Proteins encoded within one genomic window of Desulfonatronospira thiodismutans ASO3-1:
- the cdaA gene encoding diadenylate cyclase CdaA codes for MLLDLGIVQIGWRDLVDIAVVAYIAYRVMLFLKGTRAVSVVYGLLILMVVYYVADEFGLYTLHGMLTNFLGSLFLVVIILFQSDIRKALAEMGAGRLWFNPRPTNKVLDELILAAVHMAEKKIGALIVLEKRTPLGDVVESGVELNADFSRELMETIFYPSTRLHDGAVVVRANKIAYAGCILPLAVGVPSRWNFGTRHRAAIGITEESDALAVVVSEEKGMISVAMSGKLIPGLDEVRLRRVLTSAWEK; via the coding sequence ATGCTCTTAGACCTGGGTATTGTTCAGATCGGCTGGCGAGATCTGGTGGACATAGCGGTGGTGGCCTACATCGCTTACAGGGTCATGCTCTTTCTGAAAGGTACCAGAGCAGTTTCCGTGGTTTACGGCCTGCTTATTCTCATGGTGGTTTATTACGTTGCGGATGAGTTCGGCCTGTATACCCTGCATGGAATGCTGACCAATTTTCTGGGGTCCCTGTTTCTGGTGGTGATCATCCTTTTTCAGAGCGATATCCGCAAGGCACTGGCGGAAATGGGTGCGGGCAGGCTGTGGTTCAATCCCCGGCCCACGAATAAAGTTCTGGACGAACTGATTCTGGCAGCGGTGCATATGGCGGAGAAAAAAATCGGTGCCCTTATTGTCCTGGAAAAAAGAACTCCGCTGGGAGATGTTGTGGAGTCCGGTGTGGAACTCAATGCCGATTTTTCCAGGGAACTTATGGAGACCATATTTTATCCCAGTACCAGACTGCACGACGGGGCTGTTGTGGTCAGGGCCAACAAAATCGCCTATGCCGGCTGCATCCTCCCCCTGGCCGTGGGCGTGCCTTCCAGGTGGAACTTCGGCACCAGGCACAGGGCGGCCATTGGCATAACAGAAGAGAGCGACGCCCTTGCAGTGGTGGTTTCGGAAGAGAAGGGGATGATTTCAGTGGCCATGTCAGGCAAACTGATTCCTGGACTTGATGAGGTACGCCTTAGAAGAGTACTCACATCGGCCTGGGAAAAATAA
- a CDS encoding CdaR family protein, which yields MLKSNWQYRILAVVMAVFFWYLISGQEKVEMWVDVPVEVSHLSEDYTVISGMVSKVTVRCRATKTMLSRMDMARLAYNLDLSGLEQGENTIVLDPKRINLPRAVQAVEITPARLELEVDRIVSRELPVEVVWTGAISPYYELKNKMVEPAALHVRGPEKILKNMDTVKTRPVAVDSDRPDRFQRKAGLDLRPELESTPSDVRVELVFGPVLEDIWVRKPIEVRGAQGVNYSLDPGYVRAYLDLPRELLQEDGWREKIHYYVEKNPGAGPGVHELQVYAELPEHGQVLEMRPEKVEISID from the coding sequence ATGCTCAAAAGCAACTGGCAGTACAGGATACTGGCCGTGGTTATGGCTGTTTTTTTCTGGTACCTTATAAGCGGCCAGGAAAAGGTGGAGATGTGGGTGGATGTCCCGGTGGAGGTCTCGCATCTTTCGGAGGATTATACAGTGATTTCCGGCATGGTCAGCAAGGTCACTGTCAGGTGCAGGGCCACCAAGACCATGCTGAGCCGTATGGACATGGCCCGCCTGGCTTATAATCTTGATTTGTCAGGGTTGGAGCAGGGAGAAAACACCATTGTCCTGGACCCAAAAAGAATAAACCTGCCCCGGGCGGTGCAGGCGGTGGAAATCACACCTGCCAGGCTGGAACTGGAGGTGGACAGGATTGTAAGCCGCGAGCTGCCTGTAGAGGTTGTCTGGACAGGGGCAATAAGTCCTTATTACGAGCTGAAAAACAAGATGGTTGAGCCGGCAGCACTGCATGTGCGCGGACCCGAAAAGATCCTGAAAAATATGGATACTGTGAAAACAAGACCTGTGGCTGTTGATTCAGACAGGCCGGACAGGTTTCAGCGCAAGGCGGGGCTTGATCTGCGCCCGGAACTGGAAAGCACTCCCTCTGACGTGCGCGTGGAACTTGTCTTCGGGCCGGTGCTGGAGGATATCTGGGTAAGAAAACCCATTGAGGTCAGAGGTGCACAGGGGGTAAACTACAGCCTGGACCCTGGTTATGTCAGGGCCTACCTTGATCTCCCCCGGGAGTTGCTCCAGGAGGATGGCTGGCGTGAAAAAATTCATTACTACGTGGAAAAAAATCCAGGGGCAGGTCCGGGGGTACATGAATTGCAAGTGTATGCAGAGTTGCCCGAGCATGGACAAGTCCTGGAGATGCGTCCAGAAAAAGTTGAAATTTCAATAGATTAA
- a CDS encoding argininosuccinate synthase, whose product MSGIDKVVLAYSGGLDTSVILKWIQKTYDCEVIAFTADLGQEEELDGLEKKALSTGASKAYIEDLQQEFVTDFIQPMFRAAAVYEGRYLLGTSIARPLIAKRMAEIALAEGAQAVAHGATGKGNDQVRFELSTMALAPSLRIIAPWREWDLHSRTELLEFARQNNIPVPVSQEKMYSCDRNLLHLSFEGSELEDPWLEPEKGSYHLAVPPEQAPDEPEVITLGFEKGNPVSINGAEMDPVQLFKRLITLGGRHGIGRLDMVENRFIGMKSRGVYETPGGTILYAAHRDLEGLCLDRESLHARNEMVPGYARLVYNGFWFSPEREAMQAMMDKIQENVTGEVRLKLYKGGIYPLGRRSSLSLYNPELATFEADQVYNQQDAAGFIRLQGLRLMSVNKVRK is encoded by the coding sequence ATGAGCGGGATTGACAAGGTAGTCCTGGCCTATTCCGGGGGGCTGGACACCTCGGTTATACTAAAATGGATCCAGAAGACGTATGACTGCGAAGTAATTGCTTTTACCGCCGACCTGGGCCAGGAGGAAGAACTGGATGGTCTGGAAAAGAAGGCGTTGTCCACGGGTGCCTCCAAGGCCTATATCGAAGACCTGCAGCAGGAGTTTGTAACAGATTTCATCCAGCCCATGTTCAGGGCGGCTGCTGTTTACGAGGGCAGATACCTGCTGGGCACTTCCATTGCAAGGCCTCTAATCGCCAAGCGCATGGCGGAAATAGCCCTTGCTGAAGGCGCCCAGGCCGTGGCCCACGGGGCCACGGGAAAAGGTAATGACCAGGTGCGCTTCGAACTCTCCACCATGGCTCTGGCACCGTCTCTGCGTATAATAGCCCCCTGGAGGGAGTGGGATCTGCATTCCAGGACCGAACTTCTGGAGTTCGCCAGACAAAACAATATACCTGTGCCTGTAAGCCAGGAGAAAATGTACAGTTGCGACCGTAATCTCCTGCACCTTTCCTTTGAGGGCTCGGAACTGGAAGACCCCTGGCTGGAACCCGAAAAGGGAAGCTATCACCTGGCTGTGCCCCCAGAACAGGCACCGGATGAGCCCGAGGTTATTACCCTGGGGTTTGAAAAAGGTAATCCGGTGAGCATCAACGGTGCAGAAATGGACCCGGTGCAGCTTTTCAAGAGGCTCATTACCCTTGGGGGCAGACATGGCATCGGGCGTCTGGATATGGTGGAGAACCGTTTTATCGGTATGAAGTCCAGAGGTGTCTACGAAACTCCCGGGGGGACGATCCTTTATGCCGCCCACCGGGACCTGGAGGGCCTGTGCCTGGACAGGGAAAGCCTGCACGCACGCAATGAAATGGTTCCGGGTTATGCCCGCCTGGTATACAACGGTTTCTGGTTTTCTCCGGAGCGGGAGGCCATGCAGGCCATGATGGACAAAATCCAGGAAAACGTCACCGGAGAAGTTCGCCTCAAGCTCTACAAGGGCGGAATATACCCCTTAGGCAGACGCTCGTCCTTGTCCCTGTACAACCCTGAACTGGCCACCTTTGAGGCGGACCAGGTGTACAACCAGCAGGACGCGGCCGGTTTTATCCGCCTGCAGGGTTTAAGGCTTATGTCCGTTAATAAAGTCAGGAAATGA
- the glmM gene encoding phosphoglucosamine mutase encodes MRKKLFGTDGLRGQANIFPMLPEIVLRLGLAAGQYFRNGHRRHRVLIGKDTRLSGYVFENALTSGFCASGMDVFLVGPMPTPAISFLTKNMRADLGVVISASHNPFMDNGIKFFDHKGFKLSDQVEEDISELVLSPDVNWKHPQPEAIGRARKIVDSPGRYIVHLKNSLPNTMSLQGMKVVIDCAHGATYRVAPLIFEELGAKVIMAGTEPDGVNINKKCGSLYPEVAASMVLEHGADLGLTLDGDGDRLIAIDENGVILDGDQIMAICAMDLMERDALPGNLLVSTVMSNMALEVFMQEHGGRLLRTKVGDRYVVEAMRKEGAVLGGEQSGHLIFLDYATTGDGILAGIKLLKIMLQKNRPLSELSRLLTPFPQRLINVHVERKMPFEEVQQVQEAVKDAEAQLGSKGRVLLRYSGTESVARVMVEGQDDTLVEDMAIKLARAVEEGLRA; translated from the coding sequence ATGCGTAAAAAGTTGTTTGGTACAGACGGCCTGAGAGGGCAAGCCAATATTTTTCCCATGCTTCCTGAGATAGTGCTCAGGCTTGGCCTGGCAGCAGGCCAGTATTTCCGCAACGGACACAGGCGGCACAGGGTGCTCATCGGCAAGGATACCCGGCTTTCGGGATATGTATTTGAAAACGCCCTGACCTCCGGCTTCTGTGCTTCGGGCATGGATGTCTTTCTGGTGGGACCCATGCCCACCCCGGCCATTTCTTTTCTGACCAAGAACATGCGCGCCGACCTGGGAGTGGTCATTTCCGCCTCGCACAATCCCTTCATGGATAACGGGATCAAGTTTTTCGATCACAAGGGATTCAAGCTTTCAGATCAGGTGGAGGAGGATATATCCGAACTGGTTCTGTCCCCGGATGTAAACTGGAAGCATCCCCAGCCCGAAGCCATAGGTCGGGCCAGAAAAATCGTGGACAGTCCTGGAAGATATATTGTTCACCTGAAGAACAGCCTGCCCAACACCATGTCCCTGCAGGGGATGAAGGTAGTGATAGACTGTGCCCACGGTGCCACTTACAGGGTGGCCCCGCTTATCTTTGAAGAACTGGGAGCCAAGGTAATCATGGCCGGTACAGAGCCCGACGGAGTGAACATCAACAAGAAGTGCGGCTCACTGTATCCTGAAGTGGCAGCCTCCATGGTCCTGGAGCACGGAGCGGATCTGGGCCTGACCCTGGACGGGGACGGGGACCGGCTTATCGCCATAGATGAAAACGGGGTGATTCTGGATGGGGATCAGATAATGGCCATATGCGCCATGGATCTCATGGAACGTGATGCGTTGCCGGGCAACCTGCTGGTGAGTACGGTCATGAGCAATATGGCCCTTGAAGTCTTTATGCAGGAACATGGAGGAAGGCTGCTGCGCACAAAGGTCGGGGACCGCTACGTGGTGGAGGCCATGCGCAAGGAAGGAGCCGTCCTTGGCGGAGAGCAGTCAGGACACCTCATCTTCCTGGATTACGCAACCACAGGGGACGGCATCCTGGCCGGCATCAAGCTTTTAAAGATCATGCTGCAGAAGAACAGGCCCCTGTCCGAGCTTTCCAGGCTTTTGACACCGTTTCCACAGAGACTTATCAATGTGCATGTGGAAAGGAAAATGCCCTTTGAAGAGGTGCAGCAGGTTCAGGAAGCGGTCAAAGATGCCGAGGCTCAGCTGGGCAGCAAGGGCCGGGTTCTGCTCAGGTATTCCGGCACCGAATCCGTAGCCAGGGTCATGGTGGAAGGCCAGGATGATACCCTGGTGGAGGACATGGCCATAAAACTGGCCAGGGCTGTGGAGGAAGGTCTTCGTGCATAG
- the galU gene encoding UTP--glucose-1-phosphate uridylyltransferase GalU codes for MEAKKVVIPVAGWGTRSLPATKNIPKEMLPIYKKPAVQHVVEEAIEADLTNVVFVTNQQKRILEDHFDYNLALEAVLRRTNKEYLLREVRQVAEMANIISVRQKEQLGLGHAVLCAREVVSKEPFAVMVGDDLMFSRRPAIKQLLEAAKTEHMSVVGVVEVSRESVSNYGIIQGEEISPGLYRIRNVYEKPRVEDAPSRLAIVGRYVLTPEIFEHLETLEPGHNLEYQLSDALQSMARNKRLLAVKLEGQRYDIGNWVDYLSANIHFALQDDELKSDLLKNLEEFLPRR; via the coding sequence ATGGAAGCCAAAAAAGTTGTAATTCCTGTAGCTGGTTGGGGAACAAGGTCCTTGCCTGCAACCAAGAACATCCCCAAGGAAATGCTCCCCATATATAAAAAGCCGGCGGTGCAGCACGTAGTGGAAGAGGCTATCGAGGCGGATCTGACCAATGTTGTGTTTGTGACCAACCAGCAAAAAAGGATCCTTGAGGATCATTTTGATTACAATCTGGCCCTGGAAGCAGTCCTGAGGCGGACAAACAAAGAGTATCTTCTGCGGGAAGTGCGCCAGGTGGCCGAAATGGCCAATATCATTTCCGTGCGTCAGAAAGAACAGCTGGGCCTTGGACATGCTGTACTTTGCGCCCGGGAGGTGGTTTCAAAAGAACCCTTTGCTGTCATGGTGGGGGACGACCTCATGTTCAGCCGTCGCCCGGCCATAAAGCAGCTTCTGGAAGCAGCCAAGACCGAGCATATGTCGGTGGTGGGCGTGGTTGAGGTTTCCAGAGAGAGCGTCTCCAATTACGGCATCATCCAGGGAGAGGAGATTTCCCCCGGCCTTTACCGCATCCGCAATGTCTATGAAAAGCCCAGGGTGGAAGATGCTCCTTCCCGTCTGGCCATAGTGGGACGCTATGTTTTGACTCCGGAGATATTCGAACACCTGGAAACCCTGGAACCCGGTCACAACCTGGAGTATCAGCTCTCTGACGCCCTGCAGTCCATGGCCCGCAACAAGAGGCTCCTGGCGGTGAAGCTGGAGGGCCAGCGCTATGATATCGGCAACTGGGTGGACTATCTCAGTGCGAACATACATTTCGCACTGCAGGATGATGAGCTTAAATCCGATCTTTTGAAAAACCTGGAGGAATTTCTTCCCCGGCGCTAA
- the ftsH gene encoding ATP-dependent zinc metalloprotease FtsH, protein MNTFSKNLLLWATISIVLIMLFNMFNQPQEQQEKLTYTELLNKIEQGEVMAVKIKGQEVSGVTFDEQRFISFHPEDPNFVDMLLRNNVQVEAEPEEERSMLMTVFISWFPILLLIAVWIFFMRQMQGGGGKAMSFGKSKAKLVAQEDSKVTFSDVAGVDEAKDELTEVVDFLSDPKKFTRLGGRIPKGVLLVGSPGTGKTLLARAVAGEAGVPFFSISGSDFVEMFVGVGASRVRDLFVQGKKNAPCLIFIDEIDAVGRQRGAGLGGGHDEREQTLNQLLVEMDGFESNEGVILIAATNRPDVLDPALLRPGRFDRQVVVPNPDLAGRKHILEVHSRRTPLATGVDMEVIARGTPGFSGADLENLVNEAALQAAKKSKEQVGMEDFEEAKDKVLMGKERRSIILSDEEKKTTAYHEAGHTLVAKLLPGTDPIHKVSIIPRGRALGVTMQLPEDERHNYSKTYLENNLSVLLGGRVAEELVFNQMTTGAGNDIERASKMARKMVCEWGMSETLGPLSFGGKGDEVFLGREFVQHKEYSEDTAKLIDAEVKRIVQDGYDRAKMLLKENMDSLHRISEALLDRETISGKEVDKLMQGEDLPPIEEELKKDQSKSGDSKESDDGGDKGDSERDSAADQDEDSGFKIES, encoded by the coding sequence TTGAACACTTTTTCCAAGAATCTGTTGCTCTGGGCGACCATATCAATTGTGTTGATCATGCTTTTCAACATGTTCAACCAGCCCCAGGAACAACAGGAAAAGTTAACATATACCGAGCTTCTGAACAAAATTGAGCAGGGCGAGGTCATGGCGGTCAAGATAAAGGGGCAGGAGGTCTCCGGGGTCACTTTCGACGAACAGAGATTTATATCCTTTCATCCAGAGGATCCCAATTTCGTGGACATGCTTCTAAGAAACAACGTCCAGGTGGAGGCCGAGCCTGAGGAAGAAAGGTCCATGCTCATGACCGTGTTTATTTCCTGGTTTCCCATCCTGCTGCTCATAGCGGTCTGGATCTTCTTCATGCGCCAGATGCAGGGTGGTGGAGGCAAGGCCATGTCCTTCGGCAAGTCCAAGGCCAAGCTGGTGGCCCAGGAAGACAGCAAGGTGACTTTTTCCGACGTGGCCGGGGTGGACGAGGCCAAGGACGAACTCACCGAGGTGGTGGACTTTCTAAGCGACCCCAAGAAATTCACCCGCCTGGGCGGGCGTATTCCCAAGGGAGTGCTCCTGGTGGGTTCCCCTGGGACTGGCAAAACCCTGCTGGCCAGAGCGGTGGCCGGTGAGGCCGGAGTTCCCTTCTTTTCCATTTCCGGTTCGGACTTTGTGGAAATGTTTGTGGGCGTGGGAGCCTCCAGGGTGCGGGATCTTTTTGTGCAGGGCAAGAAAAATGCCCCCTGCCTGATATTTATCGACGAAATTGATGCCGTTGGCCGCCAGAGAGGTGCCGGCCTTGGCGGTGGACACGACGAGCGCGAACAGACTCTGAACCAGCTTCTGGTCGAGATGGACGGCTTCGAGTCCAACGAAGGGGTTATACTAATCGCCGCCACCAACCGTCCGGACGTGCTGGATCCAGCGCTTCTAAGACCCGGGCGTTTCGACAGGCAGGTGGTGGTGCCCAATCCCGACCTGGCCGGGCGTAAGCATATTCTGGAAGTGCACAGCCGCAGAACTCCGCTGGCTACCGGAGTGGATATGGAAGTCATTGCCCGGGGAACCCCGGGATTTTCCGGGGCCGACCTGGAAAACTTAGTCAACGAGGCGGCTTTGCAGGCGGCAAAAAAGAGCAAGGAACAGGTGGGCATGGAGGATTTCGAGGAGGCCAAGGACAAGGTGCTCATGGGCAAGGAAAGAAGGAGCATAATCTTAAGCGATGAAGAGAAGAAGACCACGGCATATCATGAGGCCGGTCATACACTGGTGGCCAAGCTTCTGCCCGGGACCGACCCCATTCACAAGGTTTCCATTATTCCCAGGGGACGCGCACTGGGTGTGACCATGCAGCTTCCCGAGGATGAGCGGCACAACTACTCCAAGACCTACTTAGAAAACAACCTTTCTGTTCTTCTGGGAGGACGGGTGGCCGAGGAACTGGTCTTCAACCAGATGACCACCGGCGCGGGCAATGATATTGAGAGGGCCTCGAAGATGGCCAGGAAGATGGTCTGTGAGTGGGGCATGAGCGAGACCCTGGGGCCGCTTTCCTTCGGGGGCAAGGGAGACGAGGTTTTTCTGGGCCGGGAGTTTGTCCAGCACAAGGAATACAGCGAGGATACGGCCAAGCTCATCGATGCCGAGGTGAAAAGGATAGTCCAGGACGGATATGACCGGGCCAAGATGCTTCTCAAGGAAAATATGGACTCCCTGCACCGCATTTCAGAAGCTCTTCTGGACAGAGAAACCATTTCAGGTAAGGAAGTGGATAAACTCATGCAGGGCGAGGATCTGCCTCCCATAGAAGAGGAGCTCAAGAAGGATCAAAGCAAGTCCGGAGACAGTAAGGAGTCCGACGACGGTGGCGATAAAGGTGACAGTGAAAGGGACAGCGCCGCAGACCAGGATGAAGATTCAGGTTTCAAGATAGAGTCTTGA
- the argF gene encoding ornithine carbamoyltransferase, which translates to MKKDFLSIRDLTREEAHELVERAHWMKAEDFRSNLLEGKTVILIFEKASTRTKVSFEVSINHLGGHHVFMTPAESQLGRSEPLRDTARVLSRYAQGMVVRTFGQDKLVELARHGSVPVINALSDDFHPCQVMSDLLTIFERTPEFEALNIAWVGDGNNMSHSWINAAVHFPFRLNIAVPRGFEPRADILQEAKDLGANINFTHDPLEAVREAHYINTDVWASMGQEEEKKSRADAFAGFRVDDRILEAAHPEARVLHCLPAHRGEEITDAVMEGERSIVWDQAENRLHMQKAILEWIYG; encoded by the coding sequence ATGAAAAAGGATTTTTTAAGCATCCGGGACCTGACACGGGAAGAGGCGCATGAACTGGTAGAAAGAGCTCACTGGATGAAGGCCGAGGATTTCCGTTCCAACCTGCTGGAAGGCAAGACAGTGATCCTCATATTTGAAAAGGCCTCCACCCGGACCAAGGTCTCCTTTGAGGTGAGCATCAATCACCTGGGGGGGCATCATGTATTCATGACCCCGGCAGAGTCACAGCTTGGCCGGAGCGAACCCCTGCGGGACACGGCCAGGGTGCTCTCCAGGTATGCCCAGGGCATGGTTGTGCGCACATTCGGCCAGGACAAGCTGGTTGAACTGGCCAGGCACGGCAGCGTACCGGTTATTAATGCCTTATCTGACGATTTTCATCCCTGTCAGGTCATGAGCGACCTGTTGACCATTTTTGAGCGGACTCCGGAGTTTGAAGCCCTGAATATCGCCTGGGTGGGAGACGGCAACAACATGTCCCATTCCTGGATAAATGCAGCGGTCCATTTTCCTTTCCGGCTGAACATTGCGGTTCCCCGGGGTTTTGAGCCCAGGGCGGATATTCTGCAGGAGGCAAAGGACCTGGGGGCGAATATTAATTTTACCCATGATCCCCTGGAGGCGGTCCGGGAGGCGCATTATATCAATACCGATGTCTGGGCTTCCATGGGCCAGGAAGAAGAAAAGAAATCCCGGGCCGATGCCTTTGCAGGTTTTCGCGTAGACGACAGAATCCTGGAAGCAGCCCATCCCGAGGCCAGGGTGCTGCATTGCCTGCCTGCCCACAGGGGAGAGGAGATTACAGATGCGGTCATGGAAGGGGAGCGCTCCATTGTCTGGGACCAGGCGGAAAACAGGCTGCATATGCAAAAGGCTATCCTGGAGTGGATATATGGGTAG
- the argH gene encoding argininosuccinate lyase, whose amino-acid sequence MKGQEKQKLWGGRFTSATSSLVEDFTQSLDFDRFLALHDLEGSRAHARMLAHAGIISEDELQQILSGLDRIENELEQDEFTWDPGLEDVHMNIEKRLTDLIGAPGQKLHTGRSRNDQVALDFRLYTAAALQEWQQVLKELIQALTRQAQAHRDTLIPGYTHLQPAQPVCLAQHLLAYARMFMRDHERIEDALPRVKVSPLGAAALAGTTYPLQPEQVAEHVGFEYVFKNSMDAVSDRDFVLEGLFIASMIMMHLSRLGEEIILWSNPGFGFIILPDAYSTGSSIMPQKKNPDVAELVRGKTGGVYGRLMALLTTMKALPLTYNRDMQEDKEPFIEAHRSVSSSLRVMAGMIAQTEFDRERMFGALKDGYLNATELADYLVARGMPFRQAHHITGRLVAFAEEKGLGLEDIDLDTFRSFSEIVDSDVYHVLDYQQAVKRRVTPGGTGPDSVDEQIRDIKGWMDRKNGGSV is encoded by the coding sequence ATGAAAGGACAAGAAAAACAAAAGCTTTGGGGGGGAAGGTTCACCTCTGCTACCTCCTCGCTGGTGGAAGATTTTACCCAGTCTCTGGATTTTGATCGCTTCCTGGCCCTGCATGACCTGGAGGGTTCCAGGGCCCATGCCCGCATGCTGGCCCATGCCGGGATAATCTCAGAAGATGAGCTGCAACAGATTCTTTCGGGTCTGGACCGCATTGAAAATGAGCTGGAGCAGGATGAATTCACCTGGGATCCCGGTCTGGAAGACGTGCACATGAATATTGAAAAGCGCCTGACAGACCTCATAGGCGCTCCGGGACAGAAGCTGCATACCGGGCGCAGCCGCAACGACCAGGTGGCCCTGGATTTCAGGCTCTATACTGCAGCTGCCCTGCAGGAATGGCAGCAGGTCTTAAAAGAGCTTATCCAGGCCCTCACCCGGCAGGCACAAGCCCACAGGGACACCCTGATTCCGGGTTATACTCACCTGCAGCCGGCCCAGCCGGTATGTCTGGCCCAGCACCTGCTGGCCTATGCCCGGATGTTCATGAGAGACCACGAGCGAATAGAAGATGCCCTGCCCCGGGTAAAAGTCTCTCCTCTCGGGGCTGCAGCCCTGGCCGGGACAACCTATCCTTTGCAGCCGGAGCAGGTGGCCGAACATGTGGGCTTTGAATATGTATTTAAAAACAGCATGGATGCGGTCAGTGACAGGGATTTTGTGCTGGAGGGGCTTTTTATTGCTTCCATGATAATGATGCATTTAAGCCGTCTCGGAGAGGAAATTATCCTCTGGTCAAACCCGGGTTTCGGATTTATAATACTTCCGGACGCATATTCCACTGGTTCTTCCATAATGCCCCAGAAGAAGAACCCGGATGTGGCTGAGCTTGTCCGGGGCAAGACCGGCGGCGTTTATGGCCGCCTCATGGCCCTTCTGACCACCATGAAGGCCCTTCCCCTTACCTACAATCGCGACATGCAGGAGGACAAGGAGCCTTTTATCGAGGCCCACAGGAGTGTGAGCTCATCTCTGCGGGTCATGGCCGGGATGATTGCGCAAACGGAATTTGACCGGGAGAGGATGTTTGGGGCCTTAAAAGATGGCTACCTCAATGCCACCGAACTGGCGGATTACCTGGTTGCCAGGGGCATGCCCTTCAGGCAGGCGCATCATATTACAGGACGGCTGGTGGCCTTTGCAGAAGAAAAGGGCCTGGGACTTGAAGATATTGACCTGGATACTTTCCGTTCTTTCTCCGAAATTGTTGACAGCGATGTTTACCATGTCCTGGATTATCAGCAGGCTGTAAAACGCAGAGTGACTCCCGGAGGCACCGGGCCGGATTCGGTGGATGAGCAGATAAGGGATATCAAAGGGTGGATGGATAGAAAAAATGGCGGAAGCGTATAG
- the folP gene encoding dihydropteroate synthase, with product MVRWSVRGGGVIGPAPFLIAGVVNITPDSFYDGGRHYSLEAAAHHGLELLSQGAHILDLGGESTRPFSERVEADTEMDRVMPVLQKILKARPEATISVDTYKASVAARCLEAGACIINDISACRFDPQLLDVLVQYKPGYVLMHTLDRPESMQTDPRYRDVTREILSFFETHLARLVQAGIPESHIVLDPGIGFGKNLEHNLEIMRNMECFHILGRPLYVGLSYKSLWSGLLEVELEGRGMPTQVGTALMAAKQVGIHRVHDVADTANTLKIVENICS from the coding sequence ATGGTAAGATGGTCTGTAAGAGGGGGCGGGGTGATTGGCCCCGCCCCTTTTTTGATTGCAGGTGTGGTGAATATTACTCCGGATTCCTTTTACGATGGTGGAAGACATTATTCACTGGAGGCTGCTGCGCATCACGGACTGGAACTGCTCAGCCAGGGGGCGCATATCCTGGATCTGGGCGGAGAGAGCACCAGGCCCTTTTCCGAGCGGGTTGAGGCTGACACGGAAATGGACAGGGTCATGCCGGTCCTGCAGAAAATTTTAAAGGCCCGCCCTGAAGCCACCATTTCAGTTGATACCTACAAGGCAAGTGTCGCTGCCAGGTGTCTGGAGGCCGGGGCGTGTATCATAAACGATATTTCAGCCTGCCGTTTTGATCCACAGCTGCTGGACGTTCTGGTGCAATACAAGCCGGGCTATGTGTTGATGCATACCCTGGACCGTCCCGAGAGCATGCAGACGGATCCGCGGTACCGGGATGTAACCCGGGAAATTCTGTCCTTTTTTGAAACCCACCTTGCCAGGCTGGTGCAGGCCGGGATTCCTGAAAGCCACATAGTCCTTGACCCCGGGATCGGCTTTGGAAAGAACTTAGAGCACAACCTGGAAATAATGAGAAACATGGAATGCTTCCATATTCTGGGACGTCCTTTGTATGTGGGTCTGTCCTACAAGTCCCTGTGGAGCGGTCTGCTGGAGGTGGAACTTGAGGGTAGAGGGATGCCCACCCAGGTGGGGACGGCACTCATGGCCGCCAAGCAGGTGGGCATACACAGGGTGCATGATGTTGCGGATACCGCAAACACTTTGAAAATCGTAGAAAATATATGCTCTTAG